The sequence ACATTGACACTGGGGGGGGGCATAACATATTGAACCTTAATCGATGCAAGGCGGATTTTTTGGTTAAATGTTTGAGCTTAGGTTTTGTACATTTCCCTGATCAAATAAATCATACATCAATTTCAAAACACCTGTTACAGTGTTTGGATTCAAGGTCAGGATTTGATATAAGGATTTTAGCATACATCTGTAAATTCACTTGAAAGTGGCATCCAGAGTGCAAATTATACTGTGACATTAGGGGGGTCTCTATTTTTTATGGGCTTTATAGTAAAGACATGTAATTTAACTTTGACCTTTTAATgtgtcatgaacacaaccagccATTATGTTtttatctgattgtcaaacaaatcacttcgaAAAGTAGATTAAAGGAGAAGCTCactattttacaacttgatgttagatggtcccacaccctgaaagtagtctatgggccaAGGAGAAACTGTAGTCCATGGTTCATTTTTCTTTTAACAGCCATTACACActtcagctaactttagccaccacACGCTAACAATCAATGGAAGTGATGGTGGCATTTGACCATGTTTTAAAAAAAATGGCCAACGTACCACCTTAAGTACCATCAAACCAAATAGGGAGTTGATTTGAATTGATTTCAGGTGATTtggacataaaaaataaaaaacatgccTCCAGCACTTCCATTGATTGTTAGCTTgtggtggctaaagttagctgaagTTTGTAGTGGCTGTTTAAAGATAACGGATCAATTGATTACAGTTTCTCTTGGCCCATAGACTATTTTCAGagtgaggaaccatctaacatcaagCTGTAAAATAGTGAACTACTCCTTTAAGTAGGTTACCTGCGCATGTTCATCTACTCCAAAGTAAGTCCAGCATctgaacagtgcactgtgcacccgcAATTTGAATGGAAGGACATCTATTACAAACACTGTAAGTGTAATGACATTCAGCCTACAAAGTGCTGTGTATTCATGGAttccaagggaagccaggcttccccaaaaatgtATGATTTATCATTGTGTCTATCCATGTTTCATAATTTTTCTTCatttcgcaagaggctgaatctatttcaccagagaaagcatccgagcgaggcAAACAGCACCCCTCTTTCTTAGTAtctgtagcccatgtatctgatgctatTTGGCCAAAAATAATAACACgtcatactctttttggccataCGGCATCAGATACACGGGCTACATGTGCTAAGACAGAGGGTTGCTGTTTCGCTGTCTCGGATACTTTCTCAGGTGATATTGATGTCTTGCTGTAGGTGCGCATCTTGGTCAAAATTATCAATATATTCTATATGTTCAATCTGATTACCTACTTCTCCTTCCCCAGTCTAACATCCATCTCTTCTCACTGCAGGCTTGCACCTGGGGGGTAGCCTACGAGGTCAGTGACTCCCAAATGGAGGAGTCTCTGCAGTATCTGAATGTGAGAGAGGCTGTGCTGGGGGGCTACGTCACCAAGATGGTGGAGTTCACTCCCAGAGAGAAGTGCCAAGGGTCTCTGCTTGCCCTGGTCTACATCGCCACCTCTGACAACCCCATATACCTTGGGCCTGCCACTCCCACAGAGATAGCTGCTCAGATTGCCATCTGCAGAGGCAACACGGGCCACAACATAGAGTACCTCCTTCGCCTGGCTGAGTTCATGAGGCTGTACTGTCCTGAGGTAGAGGATGACCATCTCTTCTCCATAGAGGCAGCCGCCCTGGCTCTGCTCATCTGAACGACCAGGGTCAGGGATACTCACATCAGACCAACGATACGACCACTCAATGCTACGACACGCCCAACCCTACTTGTTAATATGATCAATGTGAAGACAATGACAATATGAAGAGAGTGCGCGTCACTACACCTCATAAAAAGGGTCAACATGTCATGATCACTGTTTTTGTTGTCCATTGTCTGTGAACGCCCATGACATTGAAATGTTTTAAGCTAAATGGGCAATGCGATTACAAGTAAGGTGCTGTATGTTTCTCTACAAGGTGTGTAAAGGGAAATCTGAAATTTGTATATTTCCTGCAATCTTGTGCAAAAATGGTGACAGAATTCACCTTAACCTTTACCAGTAACTTGGTTAATAAGGACTATGTTTGTACACAAATCTGCTTTCTAGTATAGCCATGAACAGCATTTATTGTATACTTTGATTACATATTAAAGAATAACTTAATCATACAGTAGTCTCCTATGGTCTTTTACTATGAAGACATAGAGGCTGGCTGATTGAAGAATCTACTCATATAAAACAGAAAATTGTACCTTTACCTCAGTGGCGTACCACAGTTTCACCTTAACCATTACACCACGCAGTCTGAGATTATTAAAGCTATATAACAACATCCTACCTTTTCCCAGCAACAAGAGATATGTCTTATGTAGAGAAATTGGGAACCTAT is a genomic window of Salvelinus namaycush isolate Seneca chromosome 15, SaNama_1.0, whole genome shotgun sequence containing:
- the LOC120059843 gene encoding glutathione-specific gamma-glutamylcyclotransferase 1-like; translated protein: MKLLDITASEKPSLWIFGYGSLVWKPDFKYKRNYVGYIKGYSRRFWHGDNFHRGDKDLPGRVVTLVEDHDACTWGVAYEVSDSQMEESLQYLNVREAVLGGYVTKMVEFTPREKCQGSLLALVYIATSDNPIYLGPATPTEIAAQIAICRGNTGHNIEYLLRLAEFMRLYCPEVEDDHLFSIEAAALALLI